Proteins encoded together in one Flavobacteriales bacterium window:
- a CDS encoding aminotransferase class IV, with the protein MLQKYDPRNADILVHVNGQLVKRADAKVSVFDSSVQGGDAVWEGLRVYNGGVMMLGRHLDRLHASAHALAFANVPTSDHIRNALFKTLKANGMTNDAHVRLTLTRGEKITSGMDPRLNQKGCTLIVLAEWKSVVFDNTRGIRVITSSIRRLGPEVLDPKIHHNNLLNNILAKLEANAAGVDGALMLDKNGHVAELNDINVFAVIHGEVVTPYTTSCLGGITRGLVLELCAQHGIPCRERDLSAMELMTADAVFGTGTMGELTPITEIDGRSVGNERGTAVLERLRGLFRHAVPGLCERIE; encoded by the coding sequence ATGCTCCAGAAGTACGACCCACGGAACGCTGATATCCTCGTGCATGTGAACGGGCAGCTCGTCAAGCGCGCCGATGCCAAGGTGAGCGTCTTCGATAGCAGCGTGCAGGGCGGGGATGCCGTGTGGGAAGGACTGCGCGTTTACAACGGTGGCGTGATGATGCTGGGTCGCCACCTCGATCGCCTGCACGCCTCCGCCCATGCACTGGCCTTTGCGAACGTGCCCACTTCCGATCACATCCGGAACGCGCTGTTCAAGACCTTGAAGGCGAACGGGATGACGAACGATGCGCACGTACGGCTTACGCTGACACGCGGCGAGAAGATCACCAGCGGGATGGACCCGCGCCTCAACCAGAAGGGCTGTACGCTCATCGTGCTCGCCGAATGGAAGTCAGTGGTCTTCGACAACACCAGGGGCATCCGGGTGATCACCAGCAGCATCCGGCGTTTGGGCCCCGAGGTCCTGGACCCCAAGATCCACCACAACAACCTGCTCAACAACATCCTCGCGAAGCTGGAGGCCAATGCCGCCGGGGTCGATGGCGCGCTGATGCTGGACAAGAACGGCCATGTGGCGGAACTGAATGACATCAACGTGTTCGCGGTGATCCACGGAGAGGTCGTGACACCGTACACGACCAGCTGCCTGGGCGGCATCACGCGCGGCCTCGTGCTCGAATTGTGCGCGCAGCACGGCATCCCCTGTCGCGAACGTGACCTGTCCGCCATGGAGCTCATGACCGCCGATGCGGTGTTCGGAACGGGCACGATGGGCGAGTTGACCCCGATCACGGAGATCGATGGGCGCAGTGTGGGGAATGAGCGGGGAACGGCGGTGCTGGAGCGCTTGCGTGGCTTGTTCCGGCATGCAGTGCCTGGGCTGTGTGAGCGGATCGAGTAA
- the trmD gene encoding tRNA (guanosine(37)-N1)-methyltransferase TrmD, with protein MVRLRIDILSAVPRLLDSWFAESILQRAQQKGLVEVVVHDLRQWSTDKHRRIDDYVFGGGAGMVLQVEPIHRAITQLKSERPYDAVIYLSPDGELLDQPLANRLSVHRNLILLCGHYKGVDERVREHLVDLEVSIGNYVLSGGELAAAVLSDALIRLVPGVLNDETSALSDSFQDGLVAPPVYTRPAEFAGWKVPDVLLSGHEARIAEWRHQQAVERTRERRPELLEGGADAAATFGEG; from the coding sequence ATGGTCCGCCTCCGCATCGACATCCTATCGGCCGTACCCCGCCTGCTGGACAGCTGGTTCGCCGAGAGCATCCTGCAACGCGCCCAGCAGAAGGGCCTGGTGGAGGTGGTGGTGCACGACCTGCGCCAGTGGAGCACCGACAAGCATCGCCGGATCGATGACTATGTGTTCGGCGGAGGTGCCGGCATGGTGCTGCAGGTGGAGCCCATCCACCGGGCCATCACCCAGCTGAAGAGCGAGCGCCCCTACGACGCGGTGATCTACCTGAGCCCCGACGGGGAGCTGCTGGACCAGCCGCTGGCCAACCGCCTCAGCGTGCACCGCAACCTCATCCTGCTCTGCGGCCACTACAAAGGCGTGGACGAACGCGTGCGCGAGCATCTGGTGGATCTGGAGGTGAGCATCGGCAACTACGTGCTCAGCGGTGGCGAGCTGGCGGCCGCCGTGCTCAGCGATGCGCTGATCCGCCTGGTGCCCGGGGTGCTCAACGACGAGACCTCGGCCCTGAGCGACAGCTTCCAGGACGGCCTGGTGGCGCCGCCGGTCTACACCCGGCCTGCGGAGTTCGCCGGCTGGAAGGTGCCCGACGTGCTGCTGAGCGGGCACGAGGCCCGGATCGCGGAATGGCGCCACCAACAGGCCGTGGAGCGCACCCGGGAGCGGCGTCCCGAGCTGCTGGAGGGCGGTGCGGATGCTGCGGCCACCTTCGGGGAAGGGTGA
- a CDS encoding GlsB/YeaQ/YmgE family stress response membrane protein has product MGFLWSLIVGAVAGWLAGQLMKGGGYGLLVNIVLGLLGGFVGNLVFGVLGLDATNLIGRIICATVGAVLLIVLARALRK; this is encoded by the coding sequence ATGGGCTTCCTTTGGAGCTTGATCGTGGGCGCCGTGGCCGGATGGCTCGCCGGCCAGCTGATGAAGGGCGGCGGCTATGGCCTGCTGGTGAACATCGTCCTCGGCCTGCTCGGCGGCTTCGTCGGCAACCTGGTGTTCGGTGTCCTCGGCCTTGATGCCACCAACCTCATCGGACGCATCATCTGTGCCACCGTGGGCGCGGTGCTGCTGATCGTGCTCGCCCGGGCGCTGAGGAAGTAG
- the rplS gene encoding 50S ribosomal protein L19: MDKLKQLEKEWAPLKAMPEFKAGDTITVHYKIVEGNKERIQQFQGVVIQRKGAGSTATFTVRKMSGNVGVERIFPVASPFIDQIDVNKRGDVRRARIFYLRERRGKSARITEKRQVVAAPAK, encoded by the coding sequence ATGGATAAGCTGAAGCAACTGGAAAAGGAATGGGCGCCCCTCAAGGCCATGCCCGAGTTCAAGGCCGGTGACACCATCACCGTGCATTACAAGATCGTGGAGGGCAACAAGGAGCGCATCCAGCAGTTCCAAGGCGTGGTCATCCAGCGCAAGGGCGCCGGCAGCACCGCCACCTTCACCGTGCGCAAGATGAGCGGCAACGTGGGTGTGGAGCGCATCTTCCCGGTGGCCTCCCCCTTCATCGACCAGATCGACGTGAACAAGCGCGGCGACGTGCGGCGCGCCCGTATCTTCTACCTGCGCGAGCGTCGTGGCAAGAGCGCCCGCATCACCGAGAAGCGTCAGGTCGTGGCCGCACCGGCCAAGTGA